A genome region from Cyprinus carpio isolate SPL01 chromosome B23, ASM1834038v1, whole genome shotgun sequence includes the following:
- the LOC122141873 gene encoding protein FAM186A-like isoform X47, with protein MGLIKFTILVFLYHQLLWRDNLLNGHSNLVGASNSVPLGNDGSGSNATRTQDDGPGTNGTSTQDDGSVSDASMTQDDRSCSNTTSAQDDGSGSNGTSTQDDGSGSGSNTTSTQDDGSGSNATTTQDDGSGSGSNATSTQDDGSGSNATTTQDDGPVLMPPRLRMMGPVLVLTPLQLRMMGPVLMALQLRMTGPVLMALQLRMMGPVLMPPRLRMMGLVLMPPRLRMMGPVLMPPRLRMMGPVLTPLQLRMTGPVLMALQLRMMGPVLMPPQLRMMGPVLMPPRLRMMGPVLMPPRLRMMGPVLMPPRLRMMGPVLTPLQLRMTGPVLMPPQLRMMGPVLMPPRLRMMGPVLTPLQLRMMGPVLMPPRLRMTGLVLVLMPLQLRMMGPVLMPPQLRMMGPVLMPLRLRMMGLVLMPPRLRMTGPVLVLTPLQLRMMGTVLMPPRLRMMGPVLVLTPLQLRMMGPVLMPPRLRMMGVVLTPPRLRMMGVVL; from the exons ATGGGTTTGATTAAATTTACTATTTTGGTGTTTCTTTATCACCAGTTGTTATGGCGAg ACAATCTGTTGAATGGACACAGTAACTTGGTTGGTGCATCTAATTCTGTACCCCTGGGAAATGATGGGTCCGGTTCTAATGCCACCCGGACTCAGGATGATGGGCCTGGTACTAATGGCACTTCAACTCAGGATGACGGGTCTGTTTCTGATGCCTCCATGACTCAGGATGACAGGTCTTGTTCTAACACCACTTCagctcaggatgatgggtccggttctAATGGCACttcaactcaggatgatgggtccggttct GGTTCTAACACCACTTCAACTCAG gatgatgggtccggttctaatgccaccacgactcaggatgatgggtccggttctGGTTCTAACGCCACttcaactcaggatgatgggtccggttctAATGCCACCACGACTCAGGATGATGGTCCGG ttctaatgccaccacgactcaggatgatgggtccggttctGGTTCTAACACCACttcaactcaggatgatgggtccggttctAATGGCACttcaactcag GATGACGGGTCCGGTTCTAATGGCACttcaactcaggatgatgggtccggttctaatgccaccacgactcaggatgatgggtctggttctaatgccaccacgactcaggatgatgg gtccggttctaatgccaccacgactcaggatgatgggtccggttctAACACCACTTCAACTCAGGATGACGGGTCCGGTTCTAATGGCACttcaactcaggatgatgg gtccggttctaatgccacctcaactcaggatgatgggtccggttctAATGCCACCACGACTCAG gatgatgggtccggttctaatgccaccacgactcaggatgatgg GTCCGGTTCTAATGCCACcacgactcaggatgatgggtccggttctAACACCACTTCAACTCAGGATGACGGGTCCGGTTCTAATGCCACcacaactcaggatgatgg gtccggttctaatgccaccacgactcaggatgatgggtccggttctAACACCACttcaactcaggatgatgggtccggttctAATGCCACCACGACTCAGGATGACGGGTCTGGTTCTGGTTCTAATGCCACttcaactcaggatgatgggtccggttctaatgccaccacaactcaggatgatgggtccggttctaatgccacttcgactcaggatgatgggtctggTTCTAATGCCACCACGACTCAGGATGACGGGTCCGGTTCTGGTTCTAACGCCACttcaactcaggatgatgggtacggttctaatgccaccacgactcaggatgatgg gtccggttctGGTTCTAACGCCACttcaactcaggatgatgggtccggttctaatgccaccacgactcaggatgatgggtgTGGTTCTAAC GCCACcacgactcaggatgatgggtgTGGTTCTGTGA
- the LOC122141873 gene encoding autotransporter adhesin BpaC-like isoform X14, protein MGLIKFTILVFLYHQLLWRDNLLNGHSNLVGASNSVPLGNDGSGSNATRTQDDGPGTNGTSTQDDGSVSDASMTQDDRSCSNTTSAQDDGSGSNGTSTQDDGSGSNTTSTQDDGSGSNATTTQDDGSGNATSTQDDGPGSNATTTQDDGSGSGSNATSTQDDGSGSNATATQDDGSGSGSNASTQDDGSGSNATTTQDDGSGSGSNATSTQDDGSGSNATTTQDDGSGSNATTTQDDGSSSNATTTQDDGSGSGSNTTSTQDDGSGSNGTSTQDDGSGSNGTSTQDDGSGSNATTTQDDGSGSNATTTQDDGSGSNATTTQDDGSGSNTTSTQDDGSGSNGTSTQDDGSGSNATSTQDDGSGSNATTTQDDGSGSNATTTQDDGSGSNATTTQDDGSGSNTTSTQDDGSGSNATTTQDDGSGSNATTTQDDGSGSNTTSTQDDGSGSNATTTQDDGSGSGSNATSTQDDGSGSNATTTQDDGSGSNATSTQDDGSGSNATTTQDDGSGSGSNATSTQDDGYGSNATTTQDDGSGSGSNATSTQDDGSGSNATTTQDDGCGSNATTTQDDGCGSVNT, encoded by the exons ATGGGTTTGATTAAATTTACTATTTTGGTGTTTCTTTATCACCAGTTGTTATGGCGAg ACAATCTGTTGAATGGACACAGTAACTTGGTTGGTGCATCTAATTCTGTACCCCTGGGAAATGATGGGTCCGGTTCTAATGCCACCCGGACTCAGGATGATGGGCCTGGTACTAATGGCACTTCAACTCAGGATGACGGGTCTGTTTCTGATGCCTCCATGACTCAGGATGACAGGTCTTGTTCTAACACCACTTCagctcaggatgatgggtccggttctAATGGCACttcaactcaggatgatgggtccggttctAACACCACttcaactcaggatgatgggtccggttctaatgccaccacgactcaggatgatgggtctggTAATGCCACttcaactcaggatgatgggcCTGGTTCTAATGCCACCACGACTCAGGATGACGGGTCCG GTTCTGGTTCTAACGCCACttcaactcaggatgatgg GTCCGGTTCTAATGCCACCgcgactcaggatgatgggtccggGTCTGGTTCTAATGCCTCAACTCAG gatgatgggtccggttctaatgccaccacgactcaggatgatgggtccggttctGGTTCTAACGCCACttcaactcaggatgatgggtccggttctAATGCCACCACGACTCAG GATGACGGGTCCGGTTCTAATGCCACcacaactcaggatgatgggtccagttctaatgccaccacgactcaggatgatgggtccggttctGGTTCTAACACCACttcaactcaggatgatgggtccggttctAATGGCACttcaactcag GATGACGGGTCCGGTTCTAATGGCACttcaactcaggatgatgggtccggttctaatgccaccacgactcaggatgatgggtctggttctaatgccaccacgactcaggatgatgg gtccggttctaatgccaccacgactcaggatgatgggtccggttctAACACCACTTCAACTCAGGATGACGGGTCCGGTTCTAATGGCACttcaactcaggatgatgg gtccggttctaatgccacctcaactcaggatgatgggtccggttctAATGCCACCACGACTCAG gatgatgggtccggttctaatgccaccacgactcaggatgatgg GTCCGGTTCTAATGCCACcacgactcaggatgatgggtccggttctAACACCACTTCAACTCAGGATGACGGGTCCGGTTCTAATGCCACcacaactcaggatgatgg gtccggttctaatgccaccacgactcaggatgatgggtccggttctAACACCACttcaactcaggatgatgggtccggttctAATGCCACCACGACTCAGGATGACGGGTCTGGTTCTGGTTCTAATGCCACttcaactcaggatgatgggtccggttctaatgccaccacaactcaggatgatgggtccggttctaatgccacttcgactcaggatgatgggtctggTTCTAATGCCACCACGACTCAGGATGACGGGTCCGGTTCTGGTTCTAACGCCACttcaactcaggatgatgggtacggttctaatgccaccacgactcaggatgatgg gtccggttctGGTTCTAACGCCACttcaactcaggatgatgggtccggttctaatgccaccacgactcaggatgatgggtgTGGTTCTAAC GCCACcacgactcaggatgatgggtgTGGTTCTGTGAACACCTGA
- the LOC122141873 gene encoding autotransporter adhesin BpaC-like isoform X18 encodes MGLIKFTILVFLYHQLLWRDNLLNGHSNLVGASNSVPLGNDGSGSNATRTQDDGPGTNGTSTQDDGSVSDASMTQDDRSCSNTTSAQDDGSGSGSNTTSTQDDGPGSNATTTQDDGSGSNATTTQDDGSGSNATTTQDDGPGSGSNATSTQDDGSGSNATATQDDGSGSGSNASTQDDGSGSNATTTQDDGSGSGSNATSTQDDGSGSNATTTQDDGSGSNATTTQDDGSSSNATTTQDDGSGSGSNTTSTQDDGSGSNGTSTQDDGSGSNGTSTQDDGSGSNATTTQDDGSGSNATTTQDDGSGSNATTTQDDGSGSNTTSTQDDGSGSNGTSTQDDGSGSNATSTQDDGSGSNATTTQDDGSGSNATTTQDDGSGSNATTTQDDGSGSNTTSTQDDGSGSNATTTQDDGSGSNATTTQDDGSGSNTTSTQDDGSGSNATTTQDDGSGSGSNATSTQDDGSGSNATTTQDDGSGSNATSTQDDGSGSNATTTQDDGSGSGSNATSTQDDGYGSNATTTQDDGSGSGSNATSTQDDGSGSNATTTQDDGCGSNATTTQDDGCGSVNT; translated from the exons ATGGGTTTGATTAAATTTACTATTTTGGTGTTTCTTTATCACCAGTTGTTATGGCGAg ACAATCTGTTGAATGGACACAGTAACTTGGTTGGTGCATCTAATTCTGTACCCCTGGGAAATGATGGGTCCGGTTCTAATGCCACCCGGACTCAGGATGATGGGCCTGGTACTAATGGCACTTCAACTCAGGATGACGGGTCTGTTTCTGATGCCTCCATGACTCAGGATGACAGGTCTTGTTCTAACACCACTTCagctcaggatgatgggtccggttct ggttctAACACCACttcaactcaggatgatgg gcCTGGTTCTAATGCCACCACGACTCAGGATGACGGGTCCGGTTCTAATGCCACcacgactcag GATGACGGGTCCGGTTCTAATGCCACcacgactcag GATGATGGGCCTGGTTCTGGTTCTAACGCCACttcaactcaggatgatgggtccggttctaatgccactgcgactcaggatgatgggtccggGTCTGGTTCTAATGCCtcaactcaggatgatgg gtccggttctaatgccaccacgactcaggatgatgggtccggttctGGTTCTAACGCCACttcaactcaggatgatgggtccggttctAATGCCACCACGACTCAG GATGACGGGTCCGGTTCTAATGCCACcacaactcaggatgatgggtccagttctaatgccaccacgactcaggatgatgggtccggttctGGTTCTAACACCACttcaactcaggatgatgggtccggttctAATGGCACttcaactcag GATGACGGGTCCGGTTCTAATGGCACttcaactcaggatgatgggtccggttctaatgccaccacgactcaggatgatgggtctggttctaatgccaccacgactcaggatgatgg gtccggttctaatgccaccacgactcaggatgatgggtccggttctAACACCACTTCAACTCAGGATGACGGGTCCGGTTCTAATGGCACttcaactcaggatgatgg gtccggttctaatgccacctcaactcaggatgatgggtccggttctAATGCCACCACGACTCAG gatgatgggtccggttctaatgccaccacgactcaggatgatgg GTCCGGTTCTAATGCCACcacgactcaggatgatgggtccggttctAACACCACTTCAACTCAGGATGACGGGTCCGGTTCTAATGCCACcacaactcaggatgatgg gtccggttctaatgccaccacgactcaggatgatgggtccggttctAACACCACttcaactcaggatgatgggtccggttctAATGCCACCACGACTCAGGATGACGGGTCTGGTTCTGGTTCTAATGCCACttcaactcaggatgatgggtccggttctaatgccaccacaactcaggatgatgggtccggttctaatgccacttcgactcaggatgatgggtctggTTCTAATGCCACCACGACTCAGGATGACGGGTCCGGTTCTGGTTCTAACGCCACttcaactcaggatgatgggtacggttctaatgccaccacgactcaggatgatgg gtccggttctGGTTCTAACGCCACttcaactcaggatgatgggtccggttctaatgccaccacgactcaggatgatgggtgTGGTTCTAAC GCCACcacgactcaggatgatgggtgTGGTTCTGTGAACACCTGA
- the LOC122141873 gene encoding autotransporter adhesin BpaC-like isoform X16 → MGLIKFTILVFLYHQLLWRDNLLNGHSNLVGASNSVPLGNDGSGSNATRTQDDGPGTNGTSTQDDGSVSDASMTQDDRSCSNTTSAQDDGSGSGSNTTSTQDDGSGSNATTTQDDGSGSNATTTQDDGPGSNATTTQDDGPGSGSNATSTQDDGSGSNATATQDDGSGSGSNASTQDDGSGSNATTTQDDGSGSGSNATSTQDDGSGSNATTTQDDGSGSNATTTQDDGSSSNATTTQDDGSGSGSNTTSTQDDGSGSNGTSTQDDGSGSNGTSTQDDGSGSNATTTQDDGSGSNATTTQDDGSGSNATTTQDDGSGSNTTSTQDDGSGSNGTSTQDDGSGSNATSTQDDGSGSNATTTQDDGSGSNATTTQDDGSGSNATTTQDDGSGSNTTSTQDDGSGSNATTTQDDGSGSNATTTQDDGSGSNTTSTQDDGSGSNATTTQDDGSGSGSNATSTQDDGSGSNATTTQDDGSGSNATSTQDDGSGSNATTTQDDGSGSGSNATSTQDDGYGSNATTTQDDGSGSGSNATSTQDDGSGSNATTTQDDGCGSNATTTQDDGCGSVNT, encoded by the exons ATGGGTTTGATTAAATTTACTATTTTGGTGTTTCTTTATCACCAGTTGTTATGGCGAg ACAATCTGTTGAATGGACACAGTAACTTGGTTGGTGCATCTAATTCTGTACCCCTGGGAAATGATGGGTCCGGTTCTAATGCCACCCGGACTCAGGATGATGGGCCTGGTACTAATGGCACTTCAACTCAGGATGACGGGTCTGTTTCTGATGCCTCCATGACTCAGGATGACAGGTCTTGTTCTAACACCACTTCagctcaggatgatgggtccggttct ggttctAACACCACttcaactcaggatgatgggtccg GTTCTAATGCCACCACGACTCAGGATGACGGGTCCGGTTCTAATGCCACcacgactcaggatgatgggCCT GGTTCTAATGCCACcacgactcag GATGATGGGCCTGGTTCTGGTTCTAACGCCACttcaactcaggatgatgggtccggttctaatgccactgcgactcaggatgatgggtccggGTCTGGTTCTAATGCCtcaactcaggatgatgg gtccggttctaatgccaccacgactcaggatgatgggtccggttctGGTTCTAACGCCACttcaactcaggatgatgggtccggttctAATGCCACCACGACTCAG GATGACGGGTCCGGTTCTAATGCCACcacaactcaggatgatgggtccagttctaatgccaccacgactcaggatgatgggtccggttctGGTTCTAACACCACttcaactcaggatgatgggtccggttctAATGGCACttcaactcag GATGACGGGTCCGGTTCTAATGGCACttcaactcaggatgatgggtccggttctaatgccaccacgactcaggatgatgggtctggttctaatgccaccacgactcaggatgatgg gtccggttctaatgccaccacgactcaggatgatgggtccggttctAACACCACTTCAACTCAGGATGACGGGTCCGGTTCTAATGGCACttcaactcaggatgatgg gtccggttctaatgccacctcaactcaggatgatgggtccggttctAATGCCACCACGACTCAG gatgatgggtccggttctaatgccaccacgactcaggatgatgg GTCCGGTTCTAATGCCACcacgactcaggatgatgggtccggttctAACACCACTTCAACTCAGGATGACGGGTCCGGTTCTAATGCCACcacaactcaggatgatgg gtccggttctaatgccaccacgactcaggatgatgggtccggttctAACACCACttcaactcaggatgatgggtccggttctAATGCCACCACGACTCAGGATGACGGGTCTGGTTCTGGTTCTAATGCCACttcaactcaggatgatgggtccggttctaatgccaccacaactcaggatgatgggtccggttctaatgccacttcgactcaggatgatgggtctggTTCTAATGCCACCACGACTCAGGATGACGGGTCCGGTTCTGGTTCTAACGCCACttcaactcaggatgatgggtacggttctaatgccaccacgactcaggatgatgg gtccggttctGGTTCTAACGCCACttcaactcaggatgatgggtccggttctaatgccaccacgactcaggatgatgggtgTGGTTCTAAC GCCACcacgactcaggatgatgggtgTGGTTCTGTGAACACCTGA
- the LOC122141873 gene encoding autotransporter adhesin BpaC-like isoform X10: MGLIKFTILVFLYHQLLWRDNLLNGHSNLVGASNSVPLGNDGSGSNATRTQDDGPGTNGTSTQDDGSVSDASMTQDDRSCSNTTSAQDDGSGSNGTSTQDDGSGSNTTSTQDDGPGSNATTTQDDGSGSNATTTQDDGPGSNATTTQDDGPGSGSNATSTQDDGSGSNATATQDDGSGSGSNASTQDDGSGSNATTTQDDGSGSGSNATSTQDDGSGSNATTTQDDGSGSNATTTQDDGSSSNATTTQDDGSGSGSNTTSTQDDGSGSNGTSTQDDGSGSNGTSTQDDGSGSNATTTQDDGSGSNATTTQDDGSGSNATTTQDDGSGSNTTSTQDDGSGSNGTSTQDDGSGSNATSTQDDGSGSNATTTQDDGSGSNATTTQDDGSGSNATTTQDDGSGSNTTSTQDDGSGSNATTTQDDGSGSNATTTQDDGSGSNTTSTQDDGSGSNATTTQDDGSGSGSNATSTQDDGSGSNATTTQDDGSGSNATSTQDDGSGSNATTTQDDGSGSGSNATSTQDDGYGSNATTTQDDGSGSGSNATSTQDDGSGSNATTTQDDGCGSNATTTQDDGCGSVNT; this comes from the exons ATGGGTTTGATTAAATTTACTATTTTGGTGTTTCTTTATCACCAGTTGTTATGGCGAg ACAATCTGTTGAATGGACACAGTAACTTGGTTGGTGCATCTAATTCTGTACCCCTGGGAAATGATGGGTCCGGTTCTAATGCCACCCGGACTCAGGATGATGGGCCTGGTACTAATGGCACTTCAACTCAGGATGACGGGTCTGTTTCTGATGCCTCCATGACTCAGGATGACAGGTCTTGTTCTAACACCACTTCagctcaggatgatgggtccggttctAATGGCACttcaactcaggatgatgggtccggttctAACACCACttcaactcaggatgatgg gcCTGGTTCTAATGCCACCACGACTCAGGATGACGGGTCCGGTTCTAATGCCACcacgactcaggatgatgggCCT GGTTCTAATGCCACcacgactcag GATGATGGGCCTGGTTCTGGTTCTAACGCCACttcaactcaggatgatgggtccggttctaatgccactgcgactcaggatgatgggtccggGTCTGGTTCTAATGCCtcaactcaggatgatgg gtccggttctaatgccaccacgactcaggatgatgggtccggttctGGTTCTAACGCCACttcaactcaggatgatgggtccggttctAATGCCACCACGACTCAG GATGACGGGTCCGGTTCTAATGCCACcacaactcaggatgatgggtccagttctaatgccaccacgactcaggatgatgggtccggttctGGTTCTAACACCACttcaactcaggatgatgggtccggttctAATGGCACttcaactcag GATGACGGGTCCGGTTCTAATGGCACttcaactcaggatgatgggtccggttctaatgccaccacgactcaggatgatgggtctggttctaatgccaccacgactcaggatgatgg gtccggttctaatgccaccacgactcaggatgatgggtccggttctAACACCACTTCAACTCAGGATGACGGGTCCGGTTCTAATGGCACttcaactcaggatgatgg gtccggttctaatgccacctcaactcaggatgatgggtccggttctAATGCCACCACGACTCAG gatgatgggtccggttctaatgccaccacgactcaggatgatgg GTCCGGTTCTAATGCCACcacgactcaggatgatgggtccggttctAACACCACTTCAACTCAGGATGACGGGTCCGGTTCTAATGCCACcacaactcaggatgatgg gtccggttctaatgccaccacgactcaggatgatgggtccggttctAACACCACttcaactcaggatgatgggtccggttctAATGCCACCACGACTCAGGATGACGGGTCTGGTTCTGGTTCTAATGCCACttcaactcaggatgatgggtccggttctaatgccaccacaactcaggatgatgggtccggttctaatgccacttcgactcaggatgatgggtctggTTCTAATGCCACCACGACTCAGGATGACGGGTCCGGTTCTGGTTCTAACGCCACttcaactcaggatgatgggtacggttctaatgccaccacgactcaggatgatgg gtccggttctGGTTCTAACGCCACttcaactcaggatgatgggtccggttctaatgccaccacgactcaggatgatgggtgTGGTTCTAAC GCCACcacgactcaggatgatgggtgTGGTTCTGTGAACACCTGA
- the LOC122141873 gene encoding autotransporter adhesin BpaC-like isoform X12: protein MGLIKFTILVFLYHQLLWRDNLLNGHSNLVGASNSVPLGNDGSGSNATRTQDDGPGTNGTSTQDDGSVSDASMTQDDRSCSNTTSAQDDGSGSNGTSTQDDGSGSNTTSTQDDGPGSNATTTQDDGSGSNATTTQDDGSGSNATTTQDDGPGSGSNATSTQDDGSGSNATATQDDGSGSGSNASTQDDGSGSNATTTQDDGSGSGSNATSTQDDGSGSNATTTQDDGSGSNATTTQDDGSSSNATTTQDDGSGSGSNTTSTQDDGSGSNGTSTQDDGSGSNGTSTQDDGSGSNATTTQDDGSGSNATTTQDDGSGSNATTTQDDGSGSNTTSTQDDGSGSNGTSTQDDGSGSNATSTQDDGSGSNATTTQDDGSGSNATTTQDDGSGSNATTTQDDGSGSNTTSTQDDGSGSNATTTQDDGSGSNATTTQDDGSGSNTTSTQDDGSGSNATTTQDDGSGSGSNATSTQDDGSGSNATTTQDDGSGSNATSTQDDGSGSNATTTQDDGSGSGSNATSTQDDGYGSNATTTQDDGSGSGSNATSTQDDGSGSNATTTQDDGCGSNATTTQDDGCGSVNT from the exons ATGGGTTTGATTAAATTTACTATTTTGGTGTTTCTTTATCACCAGTTGTTATGGCGAg ACAATCTGTTGAATGGACACAGTAACTTGGTTGGTGCATCTAATTCTGTACCCCTGGGAAATGATGGGTCCGGTTCTAATGCCACCCGGACTCAGGATGATGGGCCTGGTACTAATGGCACTTCAACTCAGGATGACGGGTCTGTTTCTGATGCCTCCATGACTCAGGATGACAGGTCTTGTTCTAACACCACTTCagctcaggatgatgggtccggttctAATGGCACttcaactcaggatgatgggtccggttctAACACCACttcaactcaggatgatgg gcCTGGTTCTAATGCCACCACGACTCAGGATGACGGGTCCGGTTCTAATGCCACcacgactcag GATGACGGGTCCGGTTCTAATGCCACcacgactcag GATGATGGGCCTGGTTCTGGTTCTAACGCCACttcaactcaggatgatgggtccggttctaatgccactgcgactcaggatgatgggtccggGTCTGGTTCTAATGCCtcaactcaggatgatgg gtccggttctaatgccaccacgactcaggatgatgggtccggttctGGTTCTAACGCCACttcaactcaggatgatgggtccggttctAATGCCACCACGACTCAG GATGACGGGTCCGGTTCTAATGCCACcacaactcaggatgatgggtccagttctaatgccaccacgactcaggatgatgggtccggttctGGTTCTAACACCACttcaactcaggatgatgggtccggttctAATGGCACttcaactcag GATGACGGGTCCGGTTCTAATGGCACttcaactcaggatgatgggtccggttctaatgccaccacgactcaggatgatgggtctggttctaatgccaccacgactcaggatgatgg gtccggttctaatgccaccacgactcaggatgatgggtccggttctAACACCACTTCAACTCAGGATGACGGGTCCGGTTCTAATGGCACttcaactcaggatgatgg gtccggttctaatgccacctcaactcaggatgatgggtccggttctAATGCCACCACGACTCAG gatgatgggtccggttctaatgccaccacgactcaggatgatgg GTCCGGTTCTAATGCCACcacgactcaggatgatgggtccggttctAACACCACTTCAACTCAGGATGACGGGTCCGGTTCTAATGCCACcacaactcaggatgatgg gtccggttctaatgccaccacgactcaggatgatgggtccggttctAACACCACttcaactcaggatgatgggtccggttctAATGCCACCACGACTCAGGATGACGGGTCTGGTTCTGGTTCTAATGCCACttcaactcaggatgatgggtccggttctaatgccaccacaactcaggatgatgggtccggttctaatgccacttcgactcaggatgatgggtctggTTCTAATGCCACCACGACTCAGGATGACGGGTCCGGTTCTGGTTCTAACGCCACttcaactcaggatgatgggtacggttctaatgccaccacgactcaggatgatgg gtccggttctGGTTCTAACGCCACttcaactcaggatgatgggtccggttctaatgccaccacgactcaggatgatgggtgTGGTTCTAAC GCCACcacgactcaggatgatgggtgTGGTTCTGTGAACACCTGA